Within the Setaria viridis chromosome 3, Setaria_viridis_v4.0, whole genome shotgun sequence genome, the region GGGCCGAAATGTCGCTGAGATCGTCAGTTAGGCTGTGCgatggatgatgatgttggTAGTAGTAGTTGGTTGTACCAAACTAAACTACTATACTGTGATTTCGATAGAACGTCAGTGTTGCGATGCATCAACCCAAAAGAATCACAATGCAAAGATACAAATAACGTTACAAGTCAACCACTGTTACTATCGTAAACCTTCATTGGATCACGATACAACTCACAAGGCATTCAATTCCTTCATTTGGCATCCTATAAAAATTGTTCAAGTAGCCATACAAACAGTACTGCACAATCTGATTGTGCAACTGCTTTATCAGGGCAGTCGCAATGGGACATTTACgatagtttctatccctcttaattgtcatgccaactaagcaatttgctgatgtggcagtagatttattatggagagagagaaaccatttaCTGGAGAGGAAACCAAGTCCTCACGCATACCGATGGGCCAAGAAACTAGCGAATCTGCATTGGggagacccaagtagtttcttctttCTTACCGCCGGATCTTTTGCACTTGCACTGCTActacccatcactcgagctcctttacatgatgcatagaggatctggtactagaaAGAAGAATaattggttggatttttatttagactctgataaaaaaattgcattgtGAATGATGATTACCTTATTGATATATCGTGTGGTTCAATCACTTAACTGGTAGCATATTTATGGATCAAACGACTCAAATCAATCATTTTGGGGCCGGGTATACAGAATCGTGTAAATGGATTGTTCGTTTGTATGTGAAGTATTTTTCCAATTTAGAGATGATGTGCGGCCTAAAAATGCAGCCATGAATTTTAATACAAACTATTCATTCACAAGCAACAGCAAGCTACAGGAGATCCTTGTGCTGAGATGACGATGATGGCCTTGCGGTTTCAGTTGCTCCAGAGATCCCTAGACGACTGAGGATCCACTGCTGAAAATACTGGAGCTCTTCATCAACCATTGAATGTCCAAGGGTTGGATAAGCCTGATTATTTTGATTGAAATGATTGAAGTCAGCAAATTGGAAAAGAACGAGTCACACTAGGGCTTTGCATGTACTTCCATCTTTACCTTGAATTCGCAGGTCATGCCAAGCTCTTCCAAAAATGCACACCCAGCATGCCCCGCTTCAAATAGTACCAGTCCATCAGCCATTCCATGAAACCATAATACCGGTGTCTGCAAATTATTAAGAATTCATTGTTTAAATTAAGAAGGTGTTGTTCTAATGTGTGCCGCATTACATAAGGAAAGCTGCTTGGCGTTACCTTTCTAGCTTCAGGCGAAACCTTGTCAGCGAATGATTTACTCAGTGGAACTGAACCACTGAAAACAACACAACCACCTAGAGTTTTTGGGAAGAGTAGAACACTTGCTATGGCTAGAGCACCTGCAAAGTTGAAAACAGAAACTGTATTAGTACTATCTTATGACCTCGCTCCTCACATGTAAATGCAGATTAAGCTCGCCGATTTACCTCCTTGGCTCAACCCACAAACAAATATGTCTGACGGACTTGTTCCGGAAGCTATTTCTTTGTCTAACAATTCATGCACATAATCAACAGCTTTAAGGACTTCTTTCTCATCTCTAACAGTTTTCTGAAACAATCATTGGAAGTATGAAATCCTTAGGAGTGCTTGTAGTAGTAATAGAAACAATCAGATCAACAGAACGTTGAATAATGGAAAATTAAAGCTGCATTGTTAATAGTGTAGTAGAAGTAGGAAGCAATCAGCTGGATAAATGTTGACTGAAGATGTGGTTCTTTTGCCTGTTTTTTAATTGAAAGCATAATCTAATATGTATTCGAAAAAAATAGTCTATATAATGACAGAGTGTAACAGAAATCCACTTTGTTCGGTATATCCAAGCAGCATCAGGTTACCCCTCTGATCGGCATAAGTGATTCAGGGTCATGAAAACTCTCAAGAAGCCATGTGAATTGGGTTTAGAAACGTGTGATTTACAACACGAGAAATTGCTACAGAACTTACATATGAAAATAAGAATTTATATGAGAATGTGATTTCAGCTTGCAACAAATTGATAACTTTGCACTCTTCTCTTTATGTCCTTTAAACATGAGCTTTGTAATATTTCTTTAAATTAAACTCCAAATAGCACTAGCACTATTCTTTTAAGCTAAGCACTAGCAGAACCAAATGTGTGAAGCATGGTTGATTTGATTTCTGAAGCATGCACAATTGTGTACTCCATGGCAGATATCACCACTCAAATGTCCACAAATATTTGTTGTGAATTGAGTCAACCAACAAATATATTGAAGTGAAAGTACAATTAATCACAACATATAAATACTTGTAGAGTTAACGAGCATTGGTCAATTACCGCGGTTATAGGAACCTCCGAGATGCCGAACCAAGCCGTGATCACCGTATCACCTACAGAAGCATCAACATTGAGCAACGGAGTTAGAGAAAGAGCGCGCGCGTAATTTCTCCACTTACGAGCCTTGCAAAGCATCCATAGGGCGAAACAGCAAAGCAGATTGCATCCTTCATCCATCAATGGAGAAACACGCGGCGCAGCGAGGACGATGGACCGCCAAAAACGATAGGAAGTTAAGCAGCCATGATCAGATTGGTTCGGTTCATCGGGGTTCCTGGGGCGGGGCAGGTAACTCACCGTAGCAGGCGATGGGGACCGTGGGCGCGGTAGGGAAGGACAGTCGGACGGAGGAGGCGAGCTCCGGCGCGGCGAAGTAGGGCGCGACCTGGGCGCGGCTCTCGTCGCCCGACCCGGCGGAGCCGTGCAGGAACAGCACGAAGCCGCCCGCCGGgggaggaggcgccgccgccgctgccatccgAACGCGCAAGGCGGAGGAGTTAGTTGGTGTCAGTCAGCGGTTCGGTTGGGCTTCCGGGGAAGGCAACCGCGGGGCTCGCCCGTACTCCCGCATATACtgatatatatttttaaaaactattatatttaaaaattggTTAGAAATCaaacttctagctaataatcaaaattgtttacctgccactctcttatttttttaatacttcaaTATAATACTCGTATAAATGTGCACTTATCTCTGTCTAGTCgtaattaatttttaattagtatttttcattttgtatcgcacctccatacatcgTATTTAGTATAAAAATCACATTACTTCCTCACATACACATATAAATGACTATGATTTAGAAATCACATTACTTCCTCACATAAAAATTACATTACTTCCTCTCatcgataatttagatataggtttaaggtttattttagaatattttcataatcaTAGTTGTCGGCAATTTTTTAGAAattataatagaccaatgactatgattattagagtttacaggattcatatttgatgtttctgatttttgtaagaatttttagaatttgtcttttttttctagcgtgtcttgTGAGAACTAAtacggagtctccaatggaaaaaatgagACCACATTATTACAAAAATATTCATACACAATATTTTTATAGATATATTTTtatccgattgtgatagattttagttaataCTTACTCTATAACATTTCCATCAATATTTATAATCGTTAAGTTTGGACTTTGCATCTcaagtatgcgcttgaatttgtttaatggaccttaagtttgagctataattttaatatagaaatctatattctcatcactttctctatatctttataaatgataACACAcaccatgcatatataccttaattattatatcatatatcaaTAATGTAaaaaatagatgatttagaatcatattttGGTGTACATTTTTAATTAAGGTAATTTGGATTCATTTTTAGGGTTACcccatgttatttttaatgatAGCATATGTtgataatatagatgcaaatttaaagggttattttaagttattttttaagcatt harbors:
- the LOC117848430 gene encoding probable carboxylesterase Os04g0669600 isoform X4; the protein is MDEGCNLLCCFALWMLCKARDTVITAWFGISEVPITAKTVRDEKEVLKAVDYVHELLDKEIASGTSPSDIFVCGLSQGGALAIASVLLFPKTLGGCVVFSGSVPLSKSFADKVSPEARKTPVLWFHGMADGLVLFEAGHAGCAFLEELGMTCEFKAYPTLGHSMVDEELQYFQQWILSRLGISGATETARPSSSSQHKDLL
- the LOC117848430 gene encoding probable carboxylesterase Os04g0669600 isoform X1, which gives rise to MAAAAAPPPPAGGFVLFLHGSAGSGDESRAQVAPYFAAPELASSVRLSFPTAPTVPIACYGCNLLCCFALWMLCKARKWRNYARALSLTPLLNVDASVGDTVITAWFGISEVPITAKTVRDEKEVLKAVDYVHELLDKEIASGTSPSDIFVCGLSQGGALAIASVLLFPKTLGGCVVFSGSVPLSKSFADKVSPEARKTPVLWFHGMADGLVLFEAGHAGCAFLEELGMTCEFKAYPTLGHSMVDEELQYFQQWILSRLGISGATETARPSSSSQHKDLL
- the LOC117848430 gene encoding probable carboxylesterase Os04g0669600 isoform X2, whose amino-acid sequence is MAAAAAPPPPAGGFVLFLHGSAGSGDESRAQVAPYFAAPELASSVRLSFPTAPTVPIACYGCNLLCCFALWMLCKARDTVITAWFGISEVPITAKTVRDEKEVLKAVDYVHELLDKEIASGTSPSDIFVCGLSQGGALAIASVLLFPKTLGGCVVFSGSVPLSKSFADKVSPEARKTPVLWFHGMADGLVLFEAGHAGCAFLEELGMTCEFKAYPTLGHSMVDEELQYFQQWILSRLGISGATETARPSSSSQHKDLL
- the LOC117848430 gene encoding probable carboxylesterase Os04g0669600 isoform X3, coding for MAAAAAPPPPAGGFVLFLHGSAGSGDESRAQVAPYFAAPELASSVRLSFPTAPTVPIACYGDTVITAWFGISEVPITAKTVRDEKEVLKAVDYVHELLDKEIASGTSPSDIFVCGLSQGGALAIASVLLFPKTLGGCVVFSGSVPLSKSFADKVSPEARKTPVLWFHGMADGLVLFEAGHAGCAFLEELGMTCEFKAYPTLGHSMVDEELQYFQQWILSRLGISGATETARPSSSSQHKDLL